CCGTTCCAGATGGTCCAGCTTGAACAGCATGTCGATCGCCTTGTGCTTCGCCACCTCCTTATCACGGACGGGGCACACCTCCACACACAGACCGCAACCGGTGCAATCATCCGGGGCAACCTGCACCGTCATGTAATAACCCGGATATTCCTTACCCCGCCACGGAGCCGACTTGAAGCCCTCGGGAGCCTTTTCGAGAATCGCCGGCTCGTAAACTTTCATCCGAATGGCTGCATGCGGGCAGACCAGTGAGCACAGCCCGCACTGGATGCAAATCTTCGGATCCCAGATGGGAATCTCCAGGGCAATGCTCCGCTTTTCGTATTTCGTCGTCCCCGTGGGGAACGTCCCGTCCACCGGCAGGGCACTCACCGGCAATTCGTCGCCGCGGTAGGCGATCATGGGCCCCAGCACGTTCTTGACGAATTCCGGAGCGTCCTCTGGCACCGGCGGCAGCATGTGAATCTTGGAGGTCACCTGGTTGGGGTACTTCACTTCCTGGAGCGACTCCAAAGCTTTATCCACTGCTGCAAAGTTTTTCTCAATGATCGCCGAGCCACCCTTCTTGCCGTAGGTGTCGACGATCATGTCCTTAATCTCCTTAATGGCCTGTTCCACCGGAATGATGTTGGCCAGCTTGAAGAAACAGGTCTGCATGACTGTGTTGATACGCACACCGAGACCTGTTTCCTTCGCCACGCGGTAGGCATCCACCACGTAAAACTTCAGTTTTTTGTCGATGATCTGCTTCTGGACCTCGGCGGGCAGATGGTCCCATACTTCATCAGCCGAGAATGGACTGTTGAGGAGAAAGGTCGCTCCCTCTTCCGCGGCCGCCAGAACGTCAATCCGTTCCAGGAAGTGGAACTGATGGCACGCCACAAAATTAGCCTTGTTGATGAGATATGATCCCTTAATCGGCCGGGGACTGAAGCGGACGTGGGAGATCGTCATCGATCCCGCTTTGCGGGAGTCATACACGAAGTAACCTTGGGCGTAGAAGGGGGTATTCTCGCCGATAATTTTGACCGAGCTCCGGTTTGCTGAGACGGTCCCGTCGCTCCCCAGCCCGTAAAACAGGGCCCGCACCACGTCCGGCGGCTCAATGGACAAGTTCGGATCGTAATCCAGACTCAAATGGGTAACATCGTCTTTGATACCGACTGTGAAATGCCGCTTGGGCTGAGGCTTCTTCAACTCGTCAAAGACCGCCAGCGCCATGGCGGGGTTGAACTCTTTGGAGGACAGACCGTACCGACCTCCGATAACAAGCGGTGTCGGTGCGCCCGGGGCATGCTCCGCCCATTTCTCAGCGAGAGCCGCCACCACGTCGATGTAAAGGGGCTCGCCAATCGCTCCAGGTTCCTTGGTCCGATCCAGGACCGCGATTCGGCGGACCGTGGTGGGAAGCGCCCGGACGAACGCTTCCGCATCAAACGGGCGATACAACCGAACTTTCACCAATCCCACCTTTTCGCCCCGCTCGACGAGATAATCGACGGCTTCTTCCACCACGCCGGTTCCGGACGCCATCGCCACGATCACGCGTTCCGCATCCGGCGCCCCCACATAGTCGAACAGGTGATACTGACGTCCAAAAAGCTGCGCGAATTTGTCCATCGCCTTTTGGACGATGGCAGGGGTCTTCATATAGAACGGATTGCACGCCTCACGTGACTGGAAGAAGACGTCCGGATTTTGGGCCGTTCCCCGCAAAACGGGCTTCTCAGGAGACATGGCCCGTTGCCGGTGTGCCCGCACCAGTTCCATATCGATCATCTTCCGCACGTCATCATCGCTGAGCTGTTCGATCTTGGCCACCTCGTGAGACGTGCGAAAACCATCGTAAAAGTGGATGAACGGCACGCGGGCTTCCAGCGTCGCCGCATAAGCGATGAGGGCCAGGTCCTGTGCCTCTTGAACCGATGCCGACGCCAGCAGTGCCCAGCCGGTGCTGCGGCAAGCCATCACGTCGCTATGGTCCCCAAAGATGGAGAGGGCATGGGTGGCGACGGTGCGAGCGGTCACATGGAATACTGCCGGAGTGAGTTCCCCAGCGATCTTGAACAAATTGGGGATCATCAACAAAAGCCCCTGTGAGGCCGTGAAGGTCGACGACAGTGCTCCCCCTTGCAGGGCCCCATGACAGGCTCCCGCGGCACCCGCCTCACTCTGCATCTCCACAACCTGGGGCACGGCACCGAAGATATTCTTTCGGCCAGCAGCCGCCCAGGCATCCGGTAACTCACCCAGCGTGGAGGATGGCGTGATCGGATAAATCGCCATCACTTCCGAGCAAAGATGAGCAATATTGGCGGTCGCCTCATTTCCCTCAACAGTTACGAAACGCTTCTCGGCCACGGCTCAATCTCCTCTTGATCTATGCCAAATACGGCGGCAAAACTTCTTGACCCAGTCCAGTGATTACGAGCAATCCGAGACCACGAACAAGCCCATAGCCACGGCCCACAATCGCCCCGAGAGTCTTCCGAGAATGGTCCGTCAAGGTCCCCATCGCGCGGCAGACTCGCTGATACCGACCACCCGGCCGGTCGCTCGGAAAAGCCAGGACATCAACGATCAGGTTGGCAGAAATTGCCATTCCCCTGAGATCGCACATCTCCCTGATCTCGTTTCACTCCCGGAAGCCCAAACCGTAAGCCTAACGATTTCTGCCAGTCGTTGCAAGTTGCGTCGGATCACCGGTTTTCGAAACCGGCCCGGTTTCAGCCGTCCATCGCAATTTCGTTAGCAGTTGTCACCAGCTTACAGTCGATCCGTACCTGGCCCTGAACAGCGTTCCCCGTATAATTTCACTGCTCGGTTATGACAATTTTGTCTAACGCAATTGCGACATACAATTTTCGACCGGAACAATGTTTTGACCCAGTAAACAGGAGCATCCCCATGAAGTCCCTTGTACTCACCAAATTGACCGCCATCGCCTCGGTGTTGGGTTCGTCGCTACTCGGTGTGTTCGCCGGCCAAAAACCCGAGCAACGAGTTGAGCTTCGGGTGGGGGATGAAGCTCCAGACTTCAAACTTCCCGGGAGCGACGGCAAAACGTATCGTCTTTCCGAATTCCGTAACAAAAAGATCGTCGTCCTCGCCTGGTTCCCCAAGGCCTTCACGCCCGGTTGCACCCGTGAGTGCCGCGCTTTCGCCCAGCAAGCAGACGCGTTTTCAGGACTGCCAGTGGCATATTTTACAGTCAGTGTTGATACGCCCGAGGATAACAAACGGTTCGCCGAATCCCTCAAGGCCCAATATCCCATTCTCAGTGATCCGACTCGGGAAACAGCCCTCGCCTATGGCGTTCTCACCAATCCTCAGGGATTCGCTCAACGATGGACCTTTATTATCGGTCCGGATGGAAAGATTCTTCACATTGACAAGCAGGTCAAGGTGGACACACACGCCCGGGATGTTGCCGATTGGATCCGCAACTGGCTGCAACAGCACCCGGAGTGGAAACCCCAGGAGTGAGCCGTTTGCAACCCCAGCGATAGCCCCTGCCGTATTCGGTACCACCTCTTTGCCGGCGTATCAGAAAGTTCACTGATCCACAAACTTAACAACTCAGCCCCGGGGCGTTTGACCCGGGGCTGAGCCATTAGCGGCCACTCGGCCATCGGCCGGTTTCAACTCAACTCGGACGAGTTCCTTCACGGATGAAGGTTTTGCGTGACGGTGGGATCGGGATGCCGCACCATCCGGCCAACGCGCATCAGACGCAAATCCGCTTCCCAGACCACCTCAGCGGATTGTCCACTTGTCGTCGCCCGAGCTGTAACAAGCTCCTCCCGATCATTCTGGTGGAGGTACTCTTTGATTTGCTGCACCCGCTTGTTCTTCGGATTCAACTGGGCGCACACGTCCGTCATTTTCTCGATCGAGGCCCTCATTTCAAATGACGGGGCTGCCTGCTCGCCTTGAGCGACACAGTCGTCGATCGCACGTTTCAGCATCGCCACCGCGTTCTTTCCAATAGCCACACCGGCGTATCCATTTGCAGCCGTAAAAGCCACCTCCAGCTTATCGCCGATGAGGGCCTTCTGCTCGGGCTTGAGCTTATCGCCCAAATCGATCTCCATGAAATGGATGACGGCATCCCCATGGCGAGCGTAGTCGGGGGTCACCGTGATCCTCTCAAACAACTTGGGAAACCTTGCCCGAGCGGATTCCACAAGGTGCCCCACAAATTCCTCCGCCGCATGTGAATTGCCGACGAACTTGGCACCCACAAGTGTGAGTTGATCCGGCTTGGCCACCAGGGTCACAGCGCCCTCATACCGGCCCTGGTGGACCCAGTCATCGGCAATCCGAAGCCACTCTTCGAAGAGCTCTCGTACCAGATTGGCATCCTCCGCCTTGTGAATCCCTTTTTCGATTACCCGTTCCATTTCGGCGCGCAGCGCCTGACCAATTTTCTCCAACTCCTCTTCAGGCGGCGTCGGGAAAGTGGACGCCCACCCGGCAGAAAAGACCGCATCCGGCCAGTGCCGCAGGGCGACGAGTGGACTCGTCACGTTCTGCTGCCCCGCAAAATACCGCGCGAGATTTGTATTGGGCAGGGCAACGCAACGGCACACGCATCGCACCTTCTGGTTTTCCCGATCCACCTGCCAGCCGACGATGACTTCCTGAGTCTCCACCGTTGCCGCTGATGCCACCGCAAGAATCTGAGGAACAACTGTCGCTGCCAGGGGATGCCGTTGATCCTCACGGCGTGCCTTGTCCTTGACCTTTTCCACCCAGGCCCCCAACCGCGTACCGAAGCTGGCCAAAACTTGCGGTACATTAATTCGGACTCCCACGTCCCATTGAGGATCAAAGCCTTCTAACCACGGTTCAGGCGAAGCCGGCACCCGCGACACAGCCGCTTGCTTCTCACTCACATATACCCAGCCCGCACCTAAATTGGCATAAAGTTCCTTCCCCAAAAACGTGAATTTGACGACGCCGCCTTCCTTCTCCTCGATGTCGCCGATCCAGGGTTCGACCACCCCGTGGAGCGCATGGACGTCCGTTGTCGGTACAGCCGCCACCCAAACCACGCGATCTCCCCCCAGCGACACAGCAGCCAAACCAAGGGGCCGGGAGTCATCCAAACCATTTTTCGCGAGCGTTTCCATTCGCTCCAACAGCCATCCCATGGCCCGGGTGGCTGCATCTTCCTCAGTCCCAAGGATTTCCTGAACAACCTTCATATCCGCCCGGCATTCCCGTAACGGGGCAATCCGAACCACCGCCAGCGGTTCTGCTGCCTGCGCGATCTGTGCTAACAACAGCAGTCCCGTCAGACCCCACACAAACTTCCACAGACTCCAATCTCGCAGCAACCTCATGGCAACCTCCACGTAACAGACAGCCGACACTTGGACCGCCCATCACCAGTCCCGGCACGCCGCGCTCAGGACCGCGGGCCCAGAATTCCACAGTCAAACCATCCGAAGCCTCTCACGGTGTCCGCTGTTCACCGGTCCGAATTTGAGCCACCAGATTGAGAGGCAGTTGGTTTTTAAGCATCTCACTCGCGATCAGAAGGTCCCGGTCCAGTCCGGCCCAGCGACCCGATTCAAGCTGAGTCAATTGAGTTTGCAACTGCTGAACCGTCCGATCCGGTGTACTCACAATGACAGCCAGTGACCGATCCGGAAAAAGCCCGATCTCCCTCGAATTGCCGTGAATCACGGCCTCGGGTGGGTTTTCCGTTTGGCCGCTCATCTTCTTCGCCACTTGTTCTGTTTTAGGCCCGACCATGAAGGGAAATCCACCGTGCCTAGCGGACGTCACCGCCAAAACCGCCAGCACGACTGCCACCGCACACCCGGCCAACGCCAATCTCACACGCAACCGCTGCCGTGAAAACAACCAGCGCGCTGTTCGGTTTCCGCCGACCGCTCCAATCCGCGCGACCTGCCGCAGAATTCTCTGATGGAGTTCCTGCGAAAACTCCGGTCGCTCCTCCTGGGCGGCTGCTGCCAACAGCCCAGCCAACCATTCCTCCTCGTGATGATTACGATGTCGAGCCTGTCTCATGGTGTACACCGATCGTCATCGATGGGTTACAAAACCCGCCTGTTGTTTACCTGACGACTGGGTTGTTCCTCTCGGTCCTCAAACGTGGCCGTGAACTCCTGAAGATGGGGGAGCAGAATCTTTCTCGCTCGGCAAAGAATCGTCTTCACGGCCCCCTCTGACTTCCGGACAATAACGCCGATCTCCCGAGCGCTCATCTGTTCCACGTAAAATAGCCACACGACCGTAAATTGAAGCGGAGTCAGCACACTCTGGACCCGGTCCCAAAGTCGATCGCGCTGCTCCTCATTTTCCATGCCCGTTCCATAACGCGCCTGCTGAACCGTGGGCACGCTACCCTCTGTCAGCGACTGCCACTGGCGCCGCCGCAGAACGTTGAGCGCCACCCGATAGGCCACTGTGAAAATCCACGGCCGAAATTCAGCCCCTTCCCGAAACGACCAAAGCTTCTTGAACGCCCGCAGAAATGTTTCCTGCGTCAGATCCTCGGCATCCTGGTGAACTCCGCATTTTCGCTGCAGAAAATGTCGAATGGGCACCTGGTACCGACGTGCAAGCTCGCCGAAGCTGCGCGTGCAGCCCCGCTTGGCTCGCTGCACGAGCTCCTCGTCGGTCAGCAATCGAAGTGACTCATCACCACTCATCGAAAGAACTTTGAACCAAATTCGACCTCCGCACGCCTCCGTTTCTCAATTGGACCACCCCCGTTACCCCTCATTATTTTTCCCCCAACCAGGGCACGAGCTTCACCAGCACGTCCAGAACATCGTCTGTAGGGGCCGTCCAAACCAGCGTGGTCCTGTTCTCGCTGGCAAAAACTTTGGCATGATCCATGAGCGCCACATAGTGCGGTTCATCCGCGTAATGGAGCTTGCCGATGGCCAATAGTCCCACCAGCGCATCTCGAACATTGAGGGCGATGTCGGCCCCTTCCACTTCAAACGTGGCCTGAACAAATGCCTGCCCCTGATGCTCTCCCAGCGCCGCGGTCAATCGCCGACTGCGGCGAATGAGCGGAGACATGAACTGCACCGAAAGCTGGTCCATGCTCCGCGCGTGAATCTGAAGATACGTACCCTGACGTACCTGGTAGAACGGATCACCGCTTCCAACTCCCTCCTTCGCCGCGCTCGTCGCGATTTCGTCCACCAGATCACCCTCCCGGCTCAGGACAATCCAATCGCCGGGGAGAAAACATCCATGGAGAAAGGCCCTTTCGCCCGCATCGTGCCATCGGTGGACAGTAATTCCCGCCACAGTGCGGGTGGCGTACTCTGGGTTGGATTTGATAAAACCGAGTAACCGCTCCTGGTTCACTTTCATCCGGACGAGGACAGCGCCCTTCTTTGGATCGAAACTCAGCCCCAGGAACGTCACCCCGTGCAGATCGTTTCTCAGATCGGCTTCCGCAAGCGTCGCAGCCGCTTCGATTTCCGCCCGATTCGGACTTCGCTGCCAGAAGCGTTCTAAAACCCGTCCCGCGCCAGGCGACTGCCGAATCGCATCGACGTCAATGTGCACGATCCACCGCCAACTTTTCGGAACCAGCCGCCAGTCCAGTTCACCGGCCGTCCCGCAAAGGGGGAATGATACCCCCCATCCCGCGAGGATGAGCGTCCAAATCACTCGAGTGGAAATACGGCGCCCGTGCATCATCATGCCATGACCTTTTTTCATCACTTCCGCCATAAGAGAGCCGTCACCAAGTATACACTCCAGGCGCCCAAGAGGTGACGGGAATTTCGAACTCGACTGCGAAAGAACTGCCCGACTGACAGCAAACCGTCCCTGGAAAAGACAAGCCAGCCAACGTTCACCCAGGCTAAAACCGAAATCGCGGGGAAAAGCCCTTTGTGGGTCTAATGGCAACGAACGAGCGTCCGCTGACCAAAACCAGACTGGGATGCGCGATAGAGGTGATGGCCCCGTCCTCGACCAAACCCTGGTCTTCTTCTATTCGTCGCTGATCACCTCCCACCGAAGCCCCGCGTACTCTCCGACGTCACCTTGCCGAAGGCGTCGTAGACGAGATGATTGACCACGGTGGTCATGTTGCTGCCCGGATCATACTTGGCGATGTCCCGGACCGTGTTCAAGTGGTCCGTCAAGGTCCACTGTACCCAATCCGCCGTGCCGCCGTCCACGGCTTCCTCGGCCAAAATTTGGTCCACCGCTGGACCCCAGAGATAACGCCATTCCAGATCACCTGTTTGAACCAGCCCGGAGCCCGTCCGCCGAAAGTCCATCACCACCTGGTTGCCGTCATAGGCCAAGTTCTGTTTCTGTTCGTAGTCACCGTCCCCGTTGAGGTCGGCCAGCTTCCGGACCAAGCAGTTTGCATGGTCGTACCAGCAACCCGGCGCCGGTCCAAACCAGCAGTAATACTCCACAAATCGCCATTTAAATGATAATTTCTACGGTCGGAAAAAGTCTGCTCCAACAGTTGCGCCCAGGTCAAACCGGCTACAACCATAAGAATTGCGAGTACAACGTGTCATACCAAACACTAAACGCGTATCCAACGTACAGCTTGTCCAAACGAAAATCTGGCTTGACCACTTCCCTCTCTAATTCAACGTAGCGTTCGGGAATCACAGTGCACGCCACGCTGTGCAGGTGATTGGGTTGGTAAGGTAGGATAACAATCTCTCCGGCTGTTAATGTGTATGCTTCGGTTGTAATCGGAATAAGCAGCGTTGGGCACATTTCATGCTGCCAGTACACTACCGCGGTGACATCAACATCCTGGGCCGCCTTGAAACGCTGCCCCTTATTAGGCAGCGGGATGTCTCGGGACTTGGCTAAAAATGCCTGCTGAACAATATCGCGCATGCGTTGCACCTCGGGTATTGCACTTTGATACTCCTTATCGCCTTCGCACCCCTGATCTCGAAATGACTGTTCCAATCGAAAGGCGAATGGTGGTAACATGCCAACAGCCTCTCAACACGCTAGCCAAGTCCCCAAGGCATTCCCGCGCAATACGATGCGTACACGGCTTCTAGATGTTTGGCCTCTCCACATCGTTGGTTCAACCTTGCCAGCAATGCCGCCTTCCAAACCGCTTCGCATGCAGCTCCCAAAGTGCGATGTGCTCGAAAATAATGAGAAAAGGTTCTTGCAATCTTTAGTGCATTTTCGCCGGCGGGAATCTGATTAAATGGCGGAATCAATTGGGGCGGTTCCACGGGAACCGGCGGGCGAGAAGGTTTAAACCAGTTCCACGGCCATGTCCAGTGACCTATCGGATCAATCTCCTCGAGCACCCTATTCCCCACATACCGATACAAATTCCCATCCCCGCCGGCGAAGCCGATCGGGTCCTCGCTCAGCCAGCGGCCAACCCGGGCATCGTACCAGCGGTTGAGGTTGTTTTGCAGTTGGGTGTCACTATCGATCGGTCTACCCGTGACTAATAATCGACTGTTACTGACAAATAATGATCAGTTCTTAAAGAAGAAAACATTCCCTGTCGCCGCGTTACTCTCCGACGTTACCTTGCCGAAGGCGTCGTAGATGAGATGGTTGACCACCATCGTCGCCCGCGATCAAAGCTCCTATCCCATCTTAAAATTCTGTAGCAGAATCATCAAACGGATTTGGTATCTCGCCGACAAGGAGCTTGCCAGCAGTAGTCAGGTGTGGGATCACATGTATAAGAAACCCGATCAAGAAATCACGGGTTTGCTCGGCATCCCACGCTTCGGGGTTTCTCACCAAGTTATACAGCGTTTCCAAATCCGAAAGCCAGTCAGTCATGTGGAAAACGAAATCAGCTTGCTTTTTTCGAAAGTCTGCATCTTCTTTCCCATCTTCGCCTATTTCAAACGCGCGAGCCAAGAGAGCTTCTAATTTCTGTTTTCTGCTCATACTTTTTTCTCCGTGCCGATTTTTTCTAGTTGTTCTTTCCAGAGCTTGATTTGAGGTTCCATTTCCTTCGCCGTTTTCTTTCCCACACACGGCAACATCTTCTCTATTCGTTTTATCCATCCCACGACCTCGCTTTTTGCAATGGTTGATAACAGGAGCTCCGGCCCGTTCGTCTGCAATTTTCGCAAAGTGTTCTTCGATCCGTCTCGAAAGCCCCGAAATAGTCTCTAAGGCCTTTTTGCGAGTAACCCCCGCGATGGGGCACACTAAATCCGAAGGATCAAAAGATTCGAAGCACTTTCGCTGTCCTTCCTCGTCGTATGGCCAGAATAACCAATCCGGCCACCACCCTGGTTTAGGCCGCGGGGGCGGCAATTCAATAGCGATTTGTAACCCAAGGGGATCGACTCTGCTCTGTGTCACATTCCCCACATACCGATACAAATTCCCGTCGCCACCGGCAAAGCCGATTGGGTCTTCGCTCAGCCAGCGGCCGACCGTAGCGTCGTACCAGCGGTGGAGGTTGTTTTGAAGTTGAGTGTCACTATCGAATGGTCTACCGGTGAATAAAAAGAGACTATCAATCGTCGGATTAGTCTCCGACGTGACTCGGCCAAAAGCGTCATAGATGAGATGGTTGACCACGGTGGTCATGTCGCTGCCCGAATCATACTTGGCGATGTCCCGGACCGTGTTCAGGTGGTCCGTCAAGGTCCACTGTACGGTTTCGTCAGCCCTGTTGTCAACATTTTCCTCAGCGAAAATCTGGTCCACCGCCGGACCCCAGAGGTAACGCTGCCGCAGGTGGCCTACCTGCATGTCGCCCGAGTTGGTACGCCAGAAATCCATGACAATCTGGTTGCCAGCGTAACGCCTGGCGATTTGCCATGAACATCCAACCTCAGCAGCTGCCTCACGTGCGGCGAATCTGAACTACCTTGGCGACGAAACCTCGACGCCGTCTACTGGGATGCCATCTAACACCAGACGCAGCTTATCCTTGGGGAGATTCTGTGGGATAAGCACTATCGCTCCATCAACGCGCAGCGCATGCACATACTTGTGACCGGCATAGAGCTTTCCAGGCCCGAAGGGTGACTCCCCTTTCCAGAGGGCTTCATACAGTAAATCGCGAGGTTCGGGAAACTTAATGCCGCATCCGGCGGATTCCACGATCAAAACAGCGGTGCGCGGAAGCGTATTTGGATCCCAACACCTTGGATCCTTACCCCGCACAAGCATCACGTACGAGGTAATCTCCTGGTTCGGATCCTTGCTGGCCAGCTTGTCCCAATAGCAATAGTGCCATCTGTCTTTATAAAATTCTTCCAGAACCTGCCGGTTATGGGCGCTATCCGATGCCTCTTCCAGGCGGTACCCGCGCCGGCGGCACTCACGATGGAGCACCCGCCAACTGTGAACCTGGCCGTTCGGACCCACAACGACAGGAGGCGGCAAACGGCCACCATTCTCCTCCCTATACCAGTCCAAACTAGACCTGATCAGCATCAGGTGGGCAATACACCGCCGCTTGAATGGAGTTTCACGGATAATACATCTTGCAGTCCAAAGAATGTACGTTAATCCTACCCCAAGCACTGCAATAGGGAGCAGACGCCAAACGACTTTTATCAGCTTTGGGTTTAGCGTCGCCATATCGGCCAGTCGAAGCATTTGGATAGGTACTCCTGTTTAGCCGGGATACCCGGTTGCGGTAAATAGATGCCACCTACGCTAATCACGCCCACTGAAATAAGCTCCGTCAGGTCCGTGACAAGATAGTTGTGTAGGGGATGGGCCTGCGGCTCTGAGGCGTAGACACCCATTTCTCCTCCCTTCCACGGATCAAGATACACAGTACAACATCCTGCTGGAGCTGGGCTAAACCTCTGCTGCTCTTCCACCGGAGGAACTGCGGAAAGAGCAATCCAATTGTGGGTCAACTCCTCACCTTCGACCAGCCCAACCCGTTCTATCCAAAAGCAACTACCAGCTTGCACAATAGGTGACAGATTCTCAAACACGATTGTCTGCCATTGATAACACATCCACCCATGGCGGTAGTGGCCAAACCAAGGGTTGGGCCTCCGCATGACGTCAAAGATGCGTACGAAAACGCGAGCAATCCTCACCGCTTCATTGCGACACTGCTGTTTCGTGCACTGGATACAGTGGCAATTCTCACATATCGACTTAATGACATCGTAGGCGTGTGAGAAGGCGTGGGGTGAAAACGTTGGTTCCCAGACTGGTTGGATCG
This is a stretch of genomic DNA from Thermogutta terrifontis. It encodes these proteins:
- a CDS encoding peroxiredoxin; the protein is MKSLVLTKLTAIASVLGSSLLGVFAGQKPEQRVELRVGDEAPDFKLPGSDGKTYRLSEFRNKKIVVLAWFPKAFTPGCTRECRAFAQQADAFSGLPVAYFTVSVDTPEDNKRFAESLKAQYPILSDPTRETALAYGVLTNPQGFAQRWTFIIGPDGKILHIDKQVKVDTHARDVADWIRNWLQQHPEWKPQE
- a CDS encoding RHS repeat-associated core domain-containing protein; its protein translation is MDSDTQLQNNLNRWYDARVGRWLSEDPIGFAGGDGNLYRYVGNRVLEEIDPIGHWTWPWNWFKPSRPPVPVEPPQLIPPFNQIPAGENALKIARTFSHYFRAHRTLGAACEAVWKAALLARLNQRCGEAKHLEAVYASYCAGMPWGLG
- a CDS encoding RHS repeat domain-containing protein, encoding MDQIFAEENVDNRADETVQWTLTDHLNTVRDIAKYDSGSDMTTVVNHLIYDAFGRVTSETNPTIDSLFLFTGRPFDSDTQLQNNLHRWYDATVGRWLSEDPIGFAGGDGNLYRYVGNVTQSRVDPLGLQIAIELPPPRPKPGWWPDWLFWPYDEEGQRKCFESFDPSDLVCPIAGVTRKKALETISGLSRRIEEHFAKIADERAGAPVINHCKKRGRGMDKTNREDVAVCGKENGEGNGTSNQALERTTRKNRHGEKSMSRKQKLEALLARAFEIGEDGKEDADFRKKQADFVFHMTDWLSDLETLYNLVRNPEAWDAEQTRDFLIGFLIHVIPHLTTAGKLLVGEIPNPFDDSATEF
- the nifJ gene encoding pyruvate:ferredoxin (flavodoxin) oxidoreductase, producing the protein MAEKRFVTVEGNEATANIAHLCSEVMAIYPITPSSTLGELPDAWAAAGRKNIFGAVPQVVEMQSEAGAAGACHGALQGGALSSTFTASQGLLLMIPNLFKIAGELTPAVFHVTARTVATHALSIFGDHSDVMACRSTGWALLASASVQEAQDLALIAYAATLEARVPFIHFYDGFRTSHEVAKIEQLSDDDVRKMIDMELVRAHRQRAMSPEKPVLRGTAQNPDVFFQSREACNPFYMKTPAIVQKAMDKFAQLFGRQYHLFDYVGAPDAERVIVAMASGTGVVEEAVDYLVERGEKVGLVKVRLYRPFDAEAFVRALPTTVRRIAVLDRTKEPGAIGEPLYIDVVAALAEKWAEHAPGAPTPLVIGGRYGLSSKEFNPAMALAVFDELKKPQPKRHFTVGIKDDVTHLSLDYDPNLSIEPPDVVRALFYGLGSDGTVSANRSSVKIIGENTPFYAQGYFVYDSRKAGSMTISHVRFSPRPIKGSYLINKANFVACHQFHFLERIDVLAAAEEGATFLLNSPFSADEVWDHLPAEVQKQIIDKKLKFYVVDAYRVAKETGLGVRINTVMQTCFFKLANIIPVEQAIKEIKDMIVDTYGKKGGSAIIEKNFAAVDKALESLQEVKYPNQVTSKIHMLPPVPEDAPEFVKNVLGPMIAYRGDELPVSALPVDGTFPTGTTKYEKRSIALEIPIWDPKICIQCGLCSLVCPHAAIRMKVYEPAILEKAPEGFKSAPWRGKEYPGYYMTVQVAPDDCTGCGLCVEVCPVRDKEVAKHKAIDMLFKLDHLERERACFDFFLRIPDIERSKVAVDTVKGSQLLLPLFEFSGACAGCGETPYIKLITQFFGDRMMIANATGCSSIYGGNLPCTPYTTNHEGRGPTWNNSLFEDAAEFGFGMRLAVDQQIDYATGLLKKLAPQIGDNLVTELLNNPQETDEQIAKQRQLVAELKKKLAQIPGDDAANLIASADYLIRRSIWSFGGDGWAYDIGFGGLDHVLASGRDINLLVLDTEVYSNTGGQASKATFRGAVAKFAAAGKPSRKKDLGLIAMSYGNVFVGQISLGANPLHAIKVIRAAESFRGPSLIIALSHCIGWGIDMAKGMEYQKEAVACGYWPLYHYDPRDKEQPLHVDSRPPKGAFKDFALKQARFAILSRSKPERAEQLFQLGQEDINFRYALYENLSAALARSGAVSGGDGE
- a CDS encoding RNA polymerase sigma factor, whose protein sequence is MSGDESLRLLTDEELVQRAKRGCTRSFGELARRYQVPIRHFLQRKCGVHQDAEDLTQETFLRAFKKLWSFREGAEFRPWIFTVAYRVALNVLRRRQWQSLTEGSVPTVQQARYGTGMENEEQRDRLWDRVQSVLTPLQFTVVWLFYVEQMSAREIGVIVRKSEGAVKTILCRARKILLPHLQEFTATFEDREEQPSRQVNNRRVL
- a CDS encoding RHS repeat domain-containing protein encodes the protein MVEYAYDYANRWVYKRLDDDGDGHAEQRRIFIYDGNQIVMDFWRTNSGDMQVGHLRQRYLWGPAVDQILAEEAVDGGTPDLVQWTLTDHLNTVRDIAKYDPGSDMTTAVNHLIYDAFGKVTAESNPTTDSLFLFTGRPFDSDTQLQNNLNRWYDARVGRWLSEDPIGFSGGDGNLYRYVNNRALIGIDSNGLDGPFYHPSVMRPRPIQPVWEPTFSPHAFSHAYDVIKSICENCHCIQCTKQQCRNEAVRIARVFVRIFDVMRRPNPWFGHYRHGWMCYQWQTIVFENLSPIVQAGSCFWIERVGLVEGEELTHNWIALSAVPPVEEQQRFSPAPAGCCTVYLDPWKGGEMGVYASEPQAHPLHNYLVTDLTELISVGVISVGGIYLPQPGIPAKQEYLSKCFDWPIWRR